A window of Longimicrobium sp. contains these coding sequences:
- a CDS encoding carboxymuconolactone decarboxylase family protein: MPDAALLRLAASLGARDSAAIRAAMESALDADPVAVEEVLLQSHLFVGFPDALNALGLWREVSGRPASPSLGEDAREWDARGEAVCATVYGSNYEKLRANVRSLHPDVDGWMVTGGYGRVIGRPGLDLVTRELCIAALLAVWNVPRQLHSHLRGSLNAGATAEQVDEAVEAACAFLDDDRAEEVRALWGAIRPSPPGPLSR; this comes from the coding sequence ATGCCTGACGCCGCCCTCCTGCGCCTGGCCGCATCGCTCGGAGCGCGCGACTCCGCCGCGATCCGCGCGGCGATGGAGAGCGCTCTGGATGCCGATCCCGTCGCGGTCGAGGAGGTCCTGCTCCAGTCGCACCTCTTCGTCGGCTTCCCGGACGCGCTGAACGCGCTGGGGCTCTGGCGCGAGGTCAGCGGCCGTCCCGCATCCCCCTCGCTCGGCGAGGACGCGCGGGAATGGGACGCGCGCGGCGAGGCGGTGTGCGCGACCGTCTACGGTTCGAACTACGAGAAGCTGCGTGCCAACGTCCGCTCGCTGCACCCGGACGTGGACGGCTGGATGGTGACCGGCGGCTACGGCCGCGTGATCGGCCGTCCGGGGCTTGACCTGGTGACGCGCGAGCTTTGCATCGCGGCGCTGCTGGCGGTGTGGAACGTGCCGCGCCAGCTCCACTCGCACCTGCGCGGCTCTTTGAATGCCGGCGCGACCGCCGAGCAGGTGGACGAAGCGGTCGAGGCGGCGTGCGCGTTTCTGGACGATGACCGTGCGGAGGAGGTCCGCGCGCTGTGGGGCGCGATCCGGCCCTCACCCCCCGGCCCCCTCTCCCGATAA
- the obgE gene encoding GTPase ObgE: MFLDHATIQVKAGDGGGGEVSFRRETGVPHGGPNGGNGGKGGDIILRADPQLTTLMDYRYQQHYKAQPGGRGQGYDRTGRDGEPLILRVPLGTVVKDDETEELLGELLTPGDEVVVAKGGRGGRGNAAFATATNQAPRRADPGAEGDERRIVLELKLIADVGLVGEPNAGKSTFLSAVSAATPKIADYPFTTLTPNLGVVTLSDHRSFVVADIPGIIEGAHEGKGLGHQFLRHIERTRTLAILIPADALEPQTEYDRLREELSRYSEELAAKQHCVVFSKADLLPPDWEQPRVDAPEAWGQFVISSVARRGLDALLEGLWTHAARVVAEEIAAGEEPEPWRP, translated from the coding sequence GTGTTTTTAGATCACGCGACGATTCAGGTAAAGGCCGGCGACGGCGGCGGGGGCGAGGTGTCGTTCCGGCGCGAGACGGGGGTGCCGCACGGCGGGCCCAACGGCGGCAACGGCGGCAAGGGCGGCGACATCATCCTGCGCGCCGATCCGCAGCTCACCACGCTGATGGACTACCGTTACCAGCAGCACTACAAGGCGCAGCCGGGCGGACGCGGCCAGGGGTACGACCGCACCGGGCGCGACGGAGAGCCGCTCATCCTGCGCGTGCCGCTGGGCACCGTGGTCAAGGATGACGAGACGGAGGAACTGCTGGGCGAGCTGCTGACTCCCGGCGACGAGGTGGTGGTGGCGAAGGGTGGCCGCGGCGGGCGAGGCAACGCGGCCTTCGCCACGGCCACCAACCAGGCGCCCCGCCGCGCCGATCCGGGCGCGGAGGGCGACGAGCGCCGCATCGTGCTCGAGCTGAAGCTGATCGCCGACGTGGGGCTGGTGGGGGAGCCGAACGCGGGGAAGTCCACCTTCCTCTCCGCCGTCTCGGCCGCCACGCCCAAGATCGCCGACTACCCGTTCACCACCCTCACCCCCAACCTGGGCGTGGTGACGCTGAGCGACCACCGCTCGTTCGTCGTCGCGGACATCCCGGGAATCATCGAGGGGGCGCACGAGGGGAAGGGGCTGGGGCACCAGTTCCTGCGCCACATCGAGCGCACCCGCACGCTGGCGATCCTCATCCCGGCCGACGCGCTGGAGCCGCAGACGGAGTACGACCGGCTGCGCGAGGAGCTGTCGCGCTACTCGGAGGAGCTCGCGGCCAAGCAGCACTGCGTCGTCTTCAGCAAGGCGGACCTGCTTCCGCCCGACTGGGAGCAGCCGCGGGTGGATGCGCCCGAGGCGTGGGGGCAGTTCGTGATCTCATCCGTCGCGCGGCGCGGGCTGGACGCGCTTCTCGAAGGGTTGTGGACGCACGCCGCGCGCGTGGTGGCCGAGGAGATCGCCGCGGGCGAAGAGCCCGAGCCCTGGCGCCCCTGA
- a CDS encoding asparaginase, producing the protein MTEAVSVVEVVRNAVPESWHRVHVAVVDARGMLRASTGDPELSTFFRSSSKPMQALPLVDDGAAERFGITPAELALCCGSHSGSARHVAAAESILLKAGCTAEALACGAHPPFDDHTRHELEEAGLAPGRLHNNCSGKHAGMLLLARAHGWETEGYQRVEHPVQGRMLAEVARWAQVPQEAVGLGTDGCGVVTFALPLRHMALAYAGFAAAARAGEPGPSRIVEAMTAHPEMVAGEGRICTELTRVAGGRVFAKIGAEGVYCVGVPGAELGIALKVEDGAQRAAGPAIIAVLRELDLISEDDLGRLHTFVFPEVVNTRGETVGQLRPRIHLTTPDA; encoded by the coding sequence ATGACGGAAGCGGTGAGCGTGGTGGAGGTGGTGAGGAACGCGGTGCCGGAGAGCTGGCATCGCGTGCACGTGGCGGTGGTCGATGCGCGCGGGATGCTGCGCGCTTCCACGGGCGACCCGGAGCTGTCCACCTTCTTCCGCTCCTCGTCCAAGCCGATGCAGGCGCTGCCGCTGGTGGACGACGGCGCCGCCGAGCGCTTCGGCATCACCCCCGCCGAGCTGGCGCTCTGCTGCGGCTCGCACTCCGGCAGCGCGCGCCACGTGGCCGCCGCCGAGTCGATCCTGCTCAAAGCCGGCTGCACGGCGGAGGCGCTGGCGTGCGGCGCGCATCCGCCCTTCGACGACCACACGCGGCACGAGCTGGAGGAGGCGGGGCTGGCGCCCGGCCGGCTGCACAACAACTGCTCGGGGAAGCACGCCGGGATGCTCCTCCTGGCCCGGGCCCACGGCTGGGAGACGGAGGGCTATCAGCGCGTGGAGCACCCCGTGCAGGGGCGCATGCTGGCCGAGGTGGCGCGCTGGGCGCAGGTGCCGCAGGAGGCGGTCGGGCTGGGAACGGACGGGTGCGGCGTCGTGACATTCGCCCTGCCGCTGCGCCACATGGCCCTCGCGTACGCCGGCTTCGCGGCAGCGGCGCGCGCGGGCGAGCCCGGCCCCAGCCGCATCGTGGAGGCGATGACCGCGCACCCGGAGATGGTGGCTGGCGAGGGGCGCATCTGCACCGAGCTGACGCGCGTGGCGGGGGGCCGCGTCTTCGCCAAGATCGGGGCGGAGGGGGTCTACTGCGTCGGCGTGCCCGGCGCGGAGCTGGGGATCGCGCTCAAGGTGGAGGATGGAGCGCAGCGCGCCGCCGGCCCCGCCATCATCGCCGTGCTGCGCGAGCTGGACCTGATCTCCGAGGACGACCTGGGGCGGCTGCACACCTTCGTCTTCCCCGAGGTGGTGAACACGCGCGGCGAGACGGTGGGCCAGCTCCGCCCCCGCATCCACCTCACGACGCCGGATGCCTGA